A section of the Gimesia sp. genome encodes:
- a CDS encoding class I SAM-dependent methyltransferase has protein sequence MERIEGHLYDYPKYYDLIFGDDWKAEFDFLQNCFKKHATRKVKSLFEPACGTGRLLIKLAQAGYKVAGNDLNQHAIKYCNDRLERGGFPRSAELGDMSDFKLKRPVDAAFNTINSFRHLPSEAAAENHLKCVAEALKPGGLYILGLHLTPTKGEPMQSESWSARRGNLQINSHMQSIWTDLKKRNEHLEMTFDVYTPSRQFQLFDTMDYRTYTAPQFKKLLSKVPELEVVELYDFMYEMDFTIEIDARTEDVVFILRKK, from the coding sequence ATGGAACGCATCGAAGGCCATCTCTATGACTATCCGAAATACTACGATCTGATCTTTGGTGATGACTGGAAAGCGGAATTTGACTTTCTGCAGAACTGTTTTAAAAAACATGCCACACGAAAAGTCAAAAGCCTGTTCGAGCCTGCCTGCGGGACCGGGCGACTGTTGATTAAACTGGCCCAGGCTGGTTATAAAGTCGCCGGCAATGATCTCAACCAGCATGCGATCAAATACTGCAATGATCGCCTGGAACGCGGCGGCTTTCCCCGTTCTGCAGAACTGGGTGACATGTCTGACTTCAAACTCAAACGCCCCGTGGATGCTGCTTTCAACACGATTAACAGCTTCCGTCATCTGCCCAGTGAAGCCGCAGCTGAAAATCATCTGAAATGCGTGGCCGAGGCCCTGAAACCCGGAGGCCTGTATATTCTGGGACTGCATCTGACCCCCACCAAAGGGGAACCCATGCAGAGCGAGAGCTGGTCAGCGCGGAGAGGCAATCTGCAGATCAACTCACACATGCAGTCGATCTGGACGGATCTGAAAAAGCGGAACGAACACCTCGAAATGACGTTCGACGTTTACACGCCGTCGCGCCAGTTTCAGTTGTTTGATACGATGGACTACCGCACCTATACCGCACCGCAGTTCAAAAAGCTGCTGTCCAAAGTTCCGGAGCTGGAAGTGGTCGAACTCTACGACTTTATGTATGAGATGGATTTCACCATCGAAATCGATGCTCGCACCGAAGATGTCGTTTTTATTCTGCGAAAGAAATAG
- the ruvX gene encoding Holliday junction resolvase RuvX, translated as MNNTSETEGTVESEFPTEGRLLGLDYGTKRVGIAISTAEQNISSPLDNYTRQSVEQDQKHLQKIITEYQCKGLVVGLPVHMSGDEGQKAKEARQFGDWISQFAGIPVRYWDERYSSATAEEFLMNMSISRNKRKAYLDKLAAQIILQSFLDSPNRDQKPESF; from the coding sequence ATGAACAATACCTCTGAGACAGAGGGAACGGTCGAATCTGAGTTCCCCACGGAGGGCCGATTGCTGGGCCTGGATTACGGTACCAAACGGGTTGGCATTGCCATCTCGACGGCAGAACAGAATATTTCGAGTCCTCTGGATAATTATACGCGGCAGTCTGTCGAGCAGGACCAGAAGCACCTGCAGAAAATCATTACGGAGTACCAGTGCAAGGGACTGGTAGTCGGGCTTCCCGTACACATGAGTGGAGATGAGGGCCAGAAAGCGAAAGAGGCCCGCCAATTTGGCGACTGGATCAGTCAGTTTGCCGGGATTCCGGTACGCTACTGGGACGAGCGTTATTCATCTGCTACTGCCGAGGAATTCCTGATGAATATGAGCATCAGTCGGAACAAACGAAAAGCCTACCTCGATAAACTGGCCGCTCAGATCATCTTGCAGTCGTTCCTGGACAGTCCGAATCGCGATCAAAAACCGGAATCTTTTTGA
- a CDS encoding mannose-1-phosphate guanylyltransferase, giving the protein MLHTVVMAGGSGTRFWPQSRKAMPKQLLRLIGEETMIQETVGRCRPLSEAEQTWIATNATLAPEIQQQLPQLTADHILVEPAPRNTAPCIGLAAIHLLKQDPEAIMLVVSSDHVIQPASGFQQTIQHAVNLVNAKPERLVLIGVSPNAAATGYGYIQTGTRINEEAGPAMQVAAFKEKPDLETAQQYLDSGEYLWNCGIFVWKAQTILESLKQREPEMYAALNRIADTIGSAEYDSVLTAEFSAMNSISIDYAVLEHSKTALAVVPAEFEWDDVGNWSTLQKYFPSDEQGNTVVGLHCGIETSDCIIRTTDDHLVTTFGVSNFLIVHTPDATLIAPRDDEAAIKDLVNAVKERGYEQYL; this is encoded by the coding sequence ATGCTGCATACGGTAGTCATGGCGGGGGGAAGTGGTACGCGTTTCTGGCCCCAGAGTCGCAAAGCGATGCCCAAGCAACTGCTCAGACTGATCGGCGAGGAGACGATGATTCAGGAGACCGTAGGTCGCTGTCGTCCGCTGTCGGAAGCTGAGCAGACCTGGATCGCCACCAATGCGACACTGGCACCAGAAATCCAGCAACAGCTTCCTCAGTTGACGGCGGATCATATTCTGGTCGAGCCAGCCCCCCGAAACACAGCCCCCTGTATCGGGCTGGCTGCCATTCATCTGCTGAAACAGGATCCCGAAGCGATCATGCTGGTGGTTTCCTCGGATCATGTGATTCAGCCCGCGTCCGGCTTTCAACAGACAATCCAGCATGCAGTCAATCTGGTGAATGCGAAGCCTGAGCGCCTGGTTCTGATTGGAGTCTCCCCGAATGCAGCTGCAACCGGGTACGGATATATTCAGACGGGTACGAGGATCAACGAGGAAGCAGGACCGGCGATGCAGGTCGCCGCTTTCAAAGAAAAACCAGATCTGGAAACCGCACAGCAGTATCTCGACAGTGGTGAATATCTCTGGAACTGTGGCATCTTCGTCTGGAAAGCACAGACGATTCTGGAATCCCTGAAACAGCGGGAACCGGAAATGTACGCGGCATTGAATCGTATTGCCGACACCATTGGTTCTGCTGAATATGACTCGGTTCTCACAGCCGAGTTTAGTGCGATGAACTCCATATCGATCGACTATGCCGTCCTGGAACACTCGAAAACAGCACTGGCAGTCGTGCCGGCTGAATTTGAATGGGACGATGTCGGCAACTGGAGTACGCTGCAGAAGTATTTCCCCTCAGATGAGCAGGGAAATACGGTAGTGGGTCTGCACTGCGGGATTGAAACATCGGACTGCATCATTCGCACGACAGACGATCATCTGGTGACGACTTTCGGTGTGAGCAATTTTCTGATTGTGCATACGCCAGACGCGACACTAATCGCACCACGAGATGATGAAGCAGCCATCAAAGATCTGGTGAACGCCGTGAAGGAGCGAGGTTATGAACAATACCTCTGA
- a CDS encoding UDPGP type 1 family protein: MNNSAAFPEDLLQTLEEYQQTHLLTWWSELEPAQQSELVAQIREINFAQIQRLYSPGSASSEESAAEKAERATRPATVVRLVDRETNSSESAEATEVGKQCLSEGRVGAILVAGGQGSRLGFPHPKGMYPVGPVRQTSLFQILVEQLRARAKQAGQPISYFIMTSDATHDDTVAYFQQNQNFGLADENLYFFKQGTMPAVDAETGKILLESKHHIAVSPDGHGGMLAALKNSGMFDVMREQGIDTLYYHQVDNPTAIVCDPAFLGYHLQRNAEVSVKVVSKRSADEKMGVVCDVDQKTQIIEYSDLPAHIAERTDKEGQLLHWAGSTAIHVFNRDFLEQIADNDDQFPFHRANKKVPHIDASGSQITPEEPNAIKFERFIFDVLPVADTVLVYEIDREREFNPLKNAEGQDSPATVHAALNRIAGEWLTACGVEVPGDCPVEISPLLALDAEDLKSKVSADLTINGPLYLGE, encoded by the coding sequence ATGAATAATTCCGCAGCTTTCCCTGAAGACCTGCTCCAGACACTGGAAGAATACCAACAAACACATCTGCTGACCTGGTGGAGCGAACTTGAACCCGCACAACAGTCGGAACTGGTTGCGCAGATCCGTGAAATCAACTTCGCGCAAATCCAGCGGCTCTATTCTCCGGGCAGCGCCAGTTCAGAAGAGTCTGCTGCAGAGAAAGCCGAACGGGCGACTCGCCCTGCCACGGTCGTCCGGCTGGTAGACCGTGAAACCAATTCATCGGAATCAGCAGAGGCAACTGAAGTCGGCAAACAGTGTCTGTCTGAGGGAAGAGTGGGGGCCATCCTGGTGGCTGGTGGACAGGGCTCTCGTCTCGGTTTTCCCCATCCCAAAGGTATGTATCCGGTTGGTCCCGTCCGACAGACATCGCTGTTTCAGATTCTGGTCGAGCAATTACGTGCCCGCGCGAAGCAGGCAGGTCAGCCAATCAGCTATTTCATCATGACCAGCGATGCGACTCACGACGATACCGTTGCCTACTTTCAGCAGAATCAGAATTTTGGTCTTGCAGATGAGAACCTGTATTTCTTCAAGCAGGGCACGATGCCAGCCGTTGATGCCGAGACCGGAAAAATCCTGCTGGAAAGTAAACACCACATTGCAGTCAGTCCGGACGGACATGGTGGAATGCTGGCCGCACTCAAGAACTCAGGCATGTTCGATGTGATGCGGGAACAGGGAATCGATACCTTGTACTATCATCAGGTGGATAACCCGACTGCCATCGTCTGCGATCCTGCATTTCTGGGTTATCATCTCCAGCGGAATGCGGAAGTTTCGGTGAAGGTGGTTTCGAAACGCTCAGCTGATGAAAAGATGGGCGTCGTCTGTGATGTGGACCAGAAGACTCAGATCATTGAATACAGTGACCTGCCAGCCCACATCGCGGAACGAACAGATAAAGAGGGACAACTACTTCACTGGGCCGGGAGCACCGCGATCCATGTCTTCAATCGTGATTTTCTGGAACAAATTGCGGACAACGACGATCAGTTCCCGTTCCACCGGGCCAATAAGAAAGTTCCGCATATTGATGCTTCCGGTTCACAGATTACACCTGAGGAGCCGAATGCCATCAAATTTGAACGATTCATTTTCGATGTGCTTCCGGTCGCGGATACCGTTCTGGTCTATGAAATCGATCGCGAACGTGAATTCAATCCTCTGAAAAACGCCGAAGGCCAGGATTCGCCCGCAACGGTCCATGCCGCCCTGAATCGGATCGCCGGGGAATGGCTCACAGCCTGCGGAGTTGAAGTTCCCGGGGACTGTCCGGTTGAAATCAGCCCGCTGCTCGCCCTTGATGCTGAGGATCTCAAATCGAAAGTTTCCGCGGACCTGACAATCAATGGTCCACTCTACCTCGGAGAATAA
- a CDS encoding dihydroxy-acid dehydratase, whose translation MTQALNWNSQNLTHGWQRGVTAFYYGLGFSDADFDKAQIGIGVPLLDGNLCNVHAYSLAKTIAEGCQSADMIGLPFGTPAVSDNITQGQEGGNASLPSRNMIANAAECVVSAHSYDALIGLHNCDKNGPGFAMALARMNYPGLIVSGGSIMPGCHKGQDISILDVYDSQAAASVGAIEKSEADEILRTACPGPGGCGIAASFNTWGIALEAIGLMLPFSSSTPAIDNTKKDECLNVASAVKHLLSENIRPRDILTRKAFENAAATIAAIGGSTNGILHLLALAREAGVDFQLQDIQQILKKTPVYCSFAPRGKKTMVDLHHLGGTPLLLKHLLKAGIIDGSCLTVTGKTLAENLAEIGDVPADQDLIAPLDQPYKEYADMQICFGNLAPGGIVFKVSSMQESHFTGVACCFDEAKGVVDAVEAGQIKPGSVIVLRNLGPVASGMPEVLVATAALTVPELDGKVAFISDTRVSGVSHGAIGVHCSPEAAVGGPIGLVQDGDEISFDLLAGTIQLGISDEEFQKREAALKIKPVQHTRGYLADFSATTSQAHHGCVSKALLPDCE comes from the coding sequence ATGACACAGGCGTTGAACTGGAACAGTCAGAATCTGACACACGGCTGGCAGCGGGGCGTCACCGCATTCTATTACGGACTTGGCTTCTCTGATGCAGATTTTGACAAGGCACAGATCGGGATCGGTGTTCCCCTGCTGGATGGCAACCTCTGTAATGTTCACGCTTATTCACTGGCAAAAACAATCGCCGAAGGATGTCAGTCCGCAGATATGATCGGGCTCCCTTTCGGAACGCCGGCTGTCAGTGACAATATCACACAGGGACAGGAAGGGGGCAATGCGAGTCTGCCTTCGCGGAATATGATTGCCAATGCAGCCGAATGCGTTGTCAGTGCCCACTCCTATGACGCCCTGATCGGCCTGCATAACTGCGATAAGAACGGCCCTGGTTTCGCGATGGCTCTGGCCCGGATGAACTACCCCGGCCTGATCGTCAGTGGCGGAAGTATTATGCCTGGCTGCCACAAAGGACAGGATATTTCCATTCTCGACGTCTACGACTCCCAGGCAGCCGCTTCCGTCGGGGCCATCGAGAAATCAGAAGCTGACGAAATCCTGCGGACAGCTTGCCCCGGACCGGGAGGCTGTGGTATCGCTGCCTCTTTCAATACCTGGGGAATCGCATTGGAAGCCATCGGCCTGATGCTCCCCTTCAGCAGTTCGACTCCCGCCATTGACAACACTAAAAAAGACGAATGTCTGAATGTGGCATCTGCTGTCAAGCACCTGCTGTCAGAAAACATTCGGCCGCGTGACATTCTGACTCGTAAAGCTTTTGAGAACGCAGCTGCCACCATTGCGGCCATTGGTGGATCAACCAACGGTATTCTTCACCTGCTGGCGCTGGCCCGTGAAGCAGGAGTGGACTTCCAGCTGCAGGACATTCAGCAGATCCTCAAAAAGACCCCCGTCTACTGCAGCTTCGCCCCCCGCGGCAAAAAAACGATGGTCGACCTGCATCACCTGGGGGGAACTCCACTGCTGCTCAAACACCTTTTAAAAGCTGGCATCATCGATGGTAGTTGCCTGACCGTTACCGGTAAAACACTCGCCGAAAACCTGGCAGAGATCGGCGATGTCCCCGCAGATCAGGATCTGATTGCCCCCCTCGATCAGCCTTACAAAGAGTACGCTGACATGCAGATCTGCTTCGGCAATCTGGCGCCGGGGGGGATCGTGTTTAAGGTCTCGAGCATGCAGGAATCGCATTTTACCGGCGTTGCCTGCTGTTTTGACGAAGCCAAAGGCGTTGTTGATGCTGTTGAAGCCGGCCAGATTAAACCGGGGAGCGTGATCGTGCTTCGGAACCTGGGTCCGGTGGCCTCAGGGATGCCTGAAGTGCTGGTAGCGACTGCCGCCCTGACCGTACCTGAACTCGATGGAAAAGTTGCCTTCATCTCAGATACGCGTGTCTCGGGTGTTTCGCATGGTGCCATCGGCGTACACTGTTCCCCCGAAGCTGCGGTTGGCGGTCCGATCGGACTGGTACAGGATGGCGATGAAATCTCATTTGATCTGCTTGCAGGAACGATTCAACTGGGAATCAGCGATGAAGAATTCCAAAAACGAGAGGCTGCACTAAAAATTAAACCAGTTCAGCATACCCGAGGATATCTGGCCGATTTCTCTGCCACTACTTCTCAGGCACACCACGGTTGTGTGAGCAAGGCGCTGCTCCCTGACTGCGAATGA
- a CDS encoding type B 50S ribosomal protein L31, giving the protein MKKDIHPDYHPVVFKDTSTGDAFMIQSTATSKTTIEWEDGNTYPVVAVEISSKSHPFYTGKMKFVDSAGRVEKFQKKYNWDKRNASEGEDKKEAE; this is encoded by the coding sequence ATGAAAAAAGACATTCACCCCGATTATCATCCGGTTGTATTTAAGGATACTTCAACTGGTGATGCATTTATGATTCAGTCTACCGCGACCTCAAAGACCACCATCGAATGGGAAGATGGCAATACTTACCCGGTCGTTGCAGTTGAAATCAGCTCCAAGTCGCACCCTTTCTACACCGGTAAGATGAAGTTCGTCGACAGTGCCGGTCGGGTCGAAAAGTTCCAGAAAAAATACAACTGGGACAAGCGCAACGCATCCGAAGGGGAAGACAAGAAAGAAGCCGAGTAG
- the prfA gene encoding peptide chain release factor 1 — MKFPTLQAKLERFEELEKQLQDPEVLTNTTKLVEVQREYGGLAKVAQEVRAFNTREEDIEVAQEMLEEETDPDAKAYAQKELDQLCEEHEKHTKDLEDLVVAGDSITRGGLIMEIRAGAGGDEAALFASELFQMYQHFVEAQKGWKTEVLNLSATELGGVKEVTFSISGEGAYHRLQFESGGHRVQRVPETETQGRVHTSAATVAVLPEASEVEVEIKPDDIRLDTFHASGPGGQKVNKTESAVRITHLPTGTVVQCQDEKSQHKNKAKAMRVLRSRVLEQMQQQAAAERADQRRTLIGSGDRSQRIRTYNFPQGRVTDHRINLSLYKLDQIMQGDLDELINALLQFDREERLLGDSAKK, encoded by the coding sequence ATGAAGTTTCCCACTCTGCAGGCCAAACTGGAACGTTTCGAAGAGCTGGAAAAACAGCTGCAGGATCCAGAGGTACTGACAAACACCACCAAGCTGGTCGAAGTTCAACGTGAGTATGGCGGTCTGGCCAAAGTCGCTCAGGAAGTCCGTGCGTTCAATACCCGTGAAGAGGATATTGAAGTCGCACAGGAAATGCTCGAGGAAGAAACCGACCCGGACGCCAAAGCCTACGCACAGAAAGAACTGGATCAACTGTGCGAAGAGCATGAAAAGCACACCAAAGATCTGGAAGATCTGGTTGTCGCCGGCGATTCGATTACGCGTGGCGGTCTGATTATGGAAATCCGCGCTGGTGCCGGCGGGGATGAAGCGGCACTGTTTGCCAGTGAGCTGTTCCAGATGTACCAGCACTTCGTCGAAGCCCAGAAGGGGTGGAAGACGGAAGTGCTGAACCTGAGTGCGACCGAACTTGGGGGCGTCAAGGAAGTCACATTCTCCATTTCCGGTGAAGGGGCTTACCACCGCCTGCAATTTGAGAGTGGCGGCCATCGGGTGCAGCGCGTTCCGGAAACAGAAACACAGGGGCGTGTCCACACGAGTGCCGCGACTGTCGCGGTGCTGCCCGAAGCCAGTGAAGTGGAAGTGGAAATTAAACCGGACGATATTCGCCTGGATACATTCCACGCCAGTGGCCCGGGGGGACAGAAGGTCAATAAGACTGAAAGTGCCGTCCGCATCACTCACTTGCCGACAGGTACCGTGGTGCAGTGTCAGGATGAAAAAAGTCAGCACAAGAACAAAGCCAAAGCGATGCGCGTGCTCCGCAGCCGGGTGCTCGAACAGATGCAGCAGCAGGCCGCTGCAGAGCGTGCTGATCAGCGACGGACGTTGATTGGTTCAGGTGACCGCAGCCAGCGTATCCGGACTTACAACTTTCCGCAGGGACGAGTGACGGATCACCGGATCAACCTTTCTCTGTACAAGCTGGATCAGATCATGCAGGGTGATCTGGATGAGCTGATCAATGCACTGTTACAGTTTGACCGCGAAGAGCGTCTGCTGGGTGACAGCGCCAAAAAATAA